The following coding sequences are from one Gammaproteobacteria bacterium window:
- a CDS encoding arsenate reductase (azurin) small subunit: MTTAIEREERSAESHGNCMVNRRDFLLYSGAGITAASTVTLFPGTAFARDAQVAKYPRKLIGKLSKLRDNKPVNFNYPDKLPNSDAMLVKMGGVEAGGGIGKKRDIVAFNYLCTHQGGPMQGSYRAVDNHRVLGQCPLHLSTYDLTRHGIVISGQAFQSLPQVLLELDGDSIYAVGMIGLIFGRHKNLMQS; this comes from the coding sequence ATGACCACAGCAATTGAAAGAGAAGAGCGATCTGCAGAATCCCATGGTAACTGTATGGTCAATCGCCGCGATTTCCTGCTCTATTCGGGTGCGGGTATTACTGCGGCCAGTACGGTGACGCTGTTTCCTGGCACTGCTTTTGCGAGAGATGCTCAGGTCGCTAAGTATCCCCGCAAGTTGATCGGGAAATTGAGCAAGCTGCGTGACAACAAGCCGGTGAACTTTAACTACCCCGATAAATTGCCCAACTCTGATGCCATGCTGGTGAAGATGGGAGGAGTGGAGGCCGGTGGTGGCATTGGTAAGAAGCGCGATATCGTCGCCTTTAACTATTTATGCACACACCAAGGCGGCCCGATGCAGGGGAGTTATCGCGCGGTGGATAACCATCGTGTTTTAGGGCAATGCCCTCTGCACTTGTCAACCTACGATCTGACACGCCACGGCATTGTCATATCGGGGCAGGCATTTCAAAGCCTGCCGCAGGTACTACTGGAGCTTGACGGAGATAGTATATACGCCGTCGGCATGATAGGGCTGATCTTTGGCCGTCACA
- a CDS encoding cytochrome-c peroxidase, translating into MAAKPSLASLDADPPIPADNPMSDAKVELGKLLFFDPRLGGDASISCATCHVPNQGWSWAEDISRGYPGTVHWRNNQTIINAAYYGKLFWAGSVPSLEAQASSAARGGVAGNGERDLMEARLRLIPDYVKRFNAVFGQPWPTIKNAWRAISAFERTLIQKDTPLDQYLRGDKTALSEEQVRGKKIFEGKAGCVQCHNGPLATDEKYYNIGMPPSPRWQEDGLAQITYRFELYAKGASEELYRTSKDDPGLYFRNKNKWSLGKFRTPSLRYTAYTAPYGHNGQLFTMEEMIDFYDRGGFTEDGRTTSYKTKSPLIKKLGLTDEEKEDLVAFIEAFSGDEIHMANPKLPDYAPLFTLAELKGVKK; encoded by the coding sequence ATGGCGGCCAAGCCATCACTTGCATCACTGGATGCTGATCCACCGATTCCAGCGGATAACCCGATGTCAGATGCTAAAGTTGAACTGGGCAAACTACTCTTTTTTGATCCACGTCTGGGAGGCGATGCATCAATAAGTTGTGCAACCTGTCATGTACCTAATCAAGGCTGGTCATGGGCGGAGGATATCTCGCGTGGTTATCCCGGCACGGTGCATTGGCGTAACAATCAAACCATCATCAATGCCGCTTATTACGGCAAGCTCTTCTGGGCTGGTTCTGTGCCTTCGTTGGAAGCACAGGCTTCGTCAGCCGCTCGCGGGGGAGTTGCGGGTAACGGTGAACGTGATTTGATGGAGGCGCGTTTAAGATTGATACCAGATTACGTTAAACGTTTTAATGCAGTCTTTGGTCAACCTTGGCCTACCATCAAAAACGCATGGCGTGCTATTTCCGCTTTTGAACGGACGCTGATTCAAAAAGATACACCTCTGGATCAATATTTGCGAGGTGATAAAACAGCGCTGAGCGAAGAGCAGGTGCGTGGCAAAAAAATATTTGAAGGCAAGGCAGGCTGTGTGCAGTGTCACAACGGTCCGTTGGCGACAGATGAAAAGTACTATAACATCGGTATGCCACCCAGCCCTCGCTGGCAGGAAGATGGTCTGGCTCAGATCACTTACCGTTTTGAACTCTACGCCAAAGGTGCCTCTGAGGAGCTCTACCGTACATCGAAAGATGATCCTGGCCTCTATTTTCGTAATAAAAATAAGTGGTCTTTAGGGAAGTTCCGTACGCCTTCGTTGCGTTACACAGCGTACACAGCGCCTTATGGACATAACGGCCAGCTTTTTACCATGGAAGAGATGATAGATTTTTATGACCGTGGAGGCTTTACCGAAGATGGTCGTACGACTTCTTATAAAACCAAAAGCCCACTGATCAAAAAGTTAGGTCTGACGGATGAGGAGAAAGAAGACCTTGTTGCTTTTATAGAGGCGTTCTCGGGTGATGAAATTCACATGGCAAATCCAAAATTGCCTGATTATGCACCGCTGTTCACACTGGCGGAACTTAAGGGGGTTAAAAAATGA